One window of Neptuniibacter halophilus genomic DNA carries:
- a CDS encoding glycosyltransferase family A protein encodes MHTKAPRVTECVLSPRFYQLHSPLSNEALNATAIIGICIKNQANHIKPALASAMAQSIVQQGDGAVLILNDNSSDEWLAGIDEWLDDPRLIIVHALCGTAARARNALLDWVDAELPTATWVARLDADDKFARTNSVQEMLRETSGEPPLYLLGSNHLEEKGEILPDSNIADPSVLQNREPLVRFIDDFCSGRSRQELPSCNLILRTHSGIRYPDVKSAEDHWLVAELLMLKPEQGFVIPHPIYSVYSLDGGLTEQNRKSSQWSQQRHKLAAATKLWLQALNNPVKLLGVGQEGIVWQDQQVIWKRFYPHAMNDFEANRIQSLTTNTEGPLPSVSWNKSDDGTWCCQYPWFDSEPVPTFLPAETARQFLKRLHASGYVTSNIKRTNLRLTEGQLIYIDIGKDIVPLSPSRFLDAAARLYSITVLGQSDFELARRETTMRLHESLATLEGFNVFYRNLIEELFPHCIDVDESPILPLRDEPQVTLLIKSCPQDAGLLQDQVEHIVSQLSYPAAFAKKVLLIDPYTGPFLRQYAKGDLEQAQKIGLHLLAEEIIDDVWQAPADTDEIRDTYLRWFGRNDISSSHTSIFAPVFSQLWAFEQVNTPYVLQCDSDVLIGRRDLSHDYLADMIKALTKENVVCVGFNIPQPSTDLKPYHGNAGEFAPEVRCGLLHLPRLRALCPLHNTVDHDRFNLMWHRSVQQTTHPHCRSVRGGDHRSFYVHPMNTEKDKPGFPVWRDLISQGMEPDQQKGKWDLFPDTQWQYPIRDEPLIFLLKGRDTSIGKLRRSLASLKMQREQRFGLIVIDDGGSFANNWHLPLLLGTMKSRTTLIRRRERFGYIRNFKAAIGEICSNPESLIVTLDLDDALMSSDVVAKLYEAINSGADLINGGMFRPDKPFHLYIPNYQNPRHQGGANVWAHLRGFRKKLFDQLPSHYLEYQGDWVKDVTDYALMLPLSEMAKSPMFIDDLFCYYHQRYPYSKAKKSSQHAILSHLFSLPGAESTNAVVPALNATEGD; translated from the coding sequence ATGCATACAAAAGCCCCTCGAGTAACTGAGTGCGTACTATCTCCGCGCTTTTATCAGTTGCACTCCCCTCTCAGTAACGAAGCTCTCAATGCCACAGCCATTATTGGCATTTGTATTAAGAACCAAGCTAATCATATAAAGCCAGCCCTGGCTTCAGCGATGGCACAAAGCATCGTTCAACAGGGTGATGGGGCTGTTCTGATTTTAAATGACAACTCATCAGATGAGTGGTTAGCAGGTATTGATGAGTGGCTTGATGACCCTCGATTAATTATCGTTCATGCACTATGTGGCACAGCAGCTCGAGCGCGCAATGCCTTGCTAGATTGGGTCGATGCGGAACTCCCTACCGCCACCTGGGTCGCTCGGTTAGATGCTGATGATAAATTCGCTCGCACAAACTCTGTACAGGAGATGCTGCGCGAAACTTCTGGTGAGCCCCCCCTATATCTATTGGGTAGCAATCACCTCGAAGAAAAAGGCGAAATACTTCCCGACAGCAACATCGCTGATCCATCTGTACTGCAGAATCGGGAGCCACTTGTCAGATTTATCGATGACTTTTGTTCTGGGCGCTCAAGGCAAGAGCTTCCATCATGCAACCTAATACTCCGCACCCATAGCGGAATTCGATATCCGGATGTAAAGAGTGCAGAAGACCATTGGCTGGTAGCGGAACTTCTCATGCTAAAACCAGAACAAGGCTTCGTCATTCCCCACCCTATCTATTCTGTCTACTCACTTGATGGCGGGTTAACTGAACAGAACCGAAAATCTTCTCAATGGTCACAGCAACGCCATAAGCTCGCTGCCGCGACTAAACTCTGGCTCCAAGCACTGAACAATCCAGTAAAATTACTAGGTGTGGGTCAAGAAGGGATTGTATGGCAAGACCAACAGGTCATTTGGAAGCGCTTTTATCCACATGCCATGAATGATTTCGAAGCCAATCGGATTCAGTCACTGACCACTAATACCGAAGGACCGCTCCCCTCTGTCAGTTGGAATAAAAGTGATGATGGGACATGGTGTTGTCAGTACCCTTGGTTTGATAGTGAGCCGGTACCCACGTTTCTCCCGGCGGAAACAGCTCGTCAATTTTTAAAACGTTTACATGCTAGCGGCTATGTCACCAGCAATATTAAACGGACGAATCTCCGGCTAACTGAAGGTCAGCTGATTTATATTGATATAGGTAAGGATATCGTTCCCCTATCGCCCTCAAGATTTCTTGATGCCGCCGCTCGGTTATACAGCATCACCGTCTTAGGGCAATCAGACTTCGAGTTAGCGCGTAGAGAAACCACCATGCGACTACACGAGTCTCTAGCAACATTAGAAGGTTTTAATGTTTTTTACAGAAACTTGATCGAAGAACTTTTCCCACACTGCATCGATGTAGATGAATCCCCCATACTCCCGTTGCGGGATGAGCCACAAGTAACCTTGCTGATCAAAAGCTGTCCTCAAGATGCAGGCTTATTACAGGATCAGGTCGAGCATATCGTATCCCAGTTATCCTACCCTGCCGCCTTTGCCAAAAAAGTGCTGCTGATTGATCCATATACAGGCCCTTTTCTCAGGCAATATGCAAAAGGCGATCTCGAACAAGCTCAAAAGATCGGGCTGCACTTACTAGCAGAAGAAATAATAGATGACGTCTGGCAAGCGCCAGCCGACACGGATGAGATTAGAGATACCTATCTTAGATGGTTTGGGAGAAATGACATATCGTCCAGCCACACCAGCATCTTCGCCCCTGTATTTTCCCAACTGTGGGCATTCGAGCAAGTAAACACCCCTTATGTCCTTCAGTGTGATTCCGATGTGTTAATCGGTCGACGTGATTTAAGCCATGACTACTTAGCTGACATGATTAAAGCGTTAACAAAAGAGAACGTTGTCTGCGTTGGCTTCAATATTCCACAACCATCAACCGACCTTAAGCCCTACCATGGCAATGCAGGGGAGTTTGCTCCTGAAGTGCGATGTGGACTGCTTCACCTACCTCGCCTACGAGCTCTATGCCCATTGCACAACACAGTGGATCATGACCGATTCAACCTAATGTGGCATCGCAGCGTGCAACAGACTACACACCCACATTGTCGGTCTGTTCGTGGAGGGGACCATCGCTCTTTTTATGTCCATCCGATGAATACGGAGAAAGACAAGCCCGGTTTCCCTGTTTGGCGAGATCTGATCAGCCAAGGTATGGAGCCGGATCAACAAAAGGGAAAATGGGATTTATTCCCTGACACCCAGTGGCAATACCCCATTCGAGATGAACCCCTGATATTTCTATTGAAAGGCAGAGATACCAGTATTGGTAAGCTACGTCGGAGTTTAGCCTCACTGAAGATGCAGCGCGAACAACGATTTGGCCTGATTGTTATCGATGATGGGGGCTCATTTGCCAACAATTGGCACCTGCCTCTTTTACTGGGAACAATGAAGAGTCGTACCACTCTTATCCGCCGCAGAGAACGGTTCGGGTATATCAGAAACTTCAAAGCGGCAATAGGCGAGATCTGCTCAAACCCTGAGTCTCTTATTGTGACGCTGGACCTAGACGATGCACTGATGTCTTCAGATGTCGTGGCCAAGCTATACGAAGCGATTAACTCCGGTGCAGATCTAATCAACGGCGGTATGTTTCGCCCCGACAAACCCTTTCATCTCTACATACCGAACTACCAGAACCCTCGTCATCAAGGGGGAGCCAATGTTTGGGCTCACTTACGAGGTTTTCGTAAAAAATTGTTCGACCAATTGCCCTCCCACTACCTTGAATATCAGGGAGACTGGGTAAAAGATGTTACGGACTACGCCCTTATGTTGCCGCTTTCGGAAATGGCGAAAAGTCCAATGTTTATTGATGACCTCTTCTGCTATTACCACCAGCGTTATCCATACTCAAAAGCCAAAAAAAGCTCCCAACACGCAATCCTCTCCCATTTATTTAGTTTACCTGGGGCTGAGAGTACAAATGCTGTTGTACCTGCATTAAACGCAACTGAAGGCGATTAA
- a CDS encoding glycosyltransferase: MGTIGMKHLTPNIITLIATLPEREGLLKRAWLSVCAQSSLPCACVIVVDDDSSNTEYIPKLSTSSFPVHTLKNTESSGAASSWNMGIHFIEQHWPDSYIAILDDDDTWDTNHLALCFDQANRNDWPDVVISGLRVICNGEIQNREPLNQLTLQDFLIGNPGWQGSNTFIQLSTLITAGCFTSRLTSCNDRDLAIRVCSIEGVRFAFTESHTANWTLNTNQQALSTRFSETKLDGLGHFYHLHNHLMTDEIKHLFFMRASTLFGWSEREIKKRAKEWQDAYKSPSSN, encoded by the coding sequence ATGGGCACAATAGGAATGAAACATTTAACACCCAATATTATCACCTTAATCGCCACTCTCCCCGAAAGAGAGGGGCTGTTAAAGCGCGCCTGGCTGTCGGTCTGTGCGCAAAGCTCATTACCATGTGCTTGCGTTATTGTCGTGGATGACGATAGTTCAAACACTGAATACATCCCCAAACTCAGCACTTCTTCATTTCCAGTACACACCCTGAAAAATACCGAATCCTCCGGTGCCGCTTCCAGTTGGAACATGGGGATTCATTTCATCGAGCAACATTGGCCTGACTCTTATATAGCTATTCTTGATGATGACGATACCTGGGACACAAATCATTTAGCCTTATGCTTTGACCAAGCTAACCGTAACGACTGGCCCGACGTTGTCATTTCCGGGCTTCGTGTTATTTGCAATGGGGAGATTCAGAATAGGGAGCCCCTTAACCAGTTAACACTGCAAGATTTTTTAATCGGAAATCCAGGATGGCAGGGATCAAACACGTTCATCCAACTCTCAACACTAATTACTGCAGGCTGCTTTACAAGCCGACTTACGAGCTGCAATGATCGTGACCTAGCTATTCGTGTGTGCAGCATCGAAGGAGTAAGGTTCGCCTTTACGGAGTCGCATACTGCAAACTGGACATTGAATACTAATCAACAGGCCCTCTCTACCCGGTTTAGTGAGACTAAACTCGATGGGCTAGGACATTTTTATCATTTGCATAATCATCTAATGACTGATGAGATTAAGCATCTCTTTTTTATGCGGGCAAGCACACTCTTTGGATGGAGTGAGAGAGAAATAAAGAAACGTGCTAAGGAATGGCAAGATGCATACAAAAGCCCCTCGAGTAACTGA
- a CDS encoding tyrosine-type recombinase/integrase, which yields MQRKLTDAKVKNLKPKSKSYKTADGGGLYVLTRTNGTKSFRYDFKLHNKYATITFGQYPSLSLSEARQLHEQAHHDVLKGKDPRAQKDAEKLLAKPFSFYAQEMMSTQDLRPTTAKKKLAKMERHLFKPLDTKPVDLITAIDLLNLLKPIADKGKRETAKDLATYCRQTFNYLLSLQLIQNNPAATISELLPKPKKSVNFAHITDPKDFAKILRGIDTFDGDPSVKLALQLMPLVMLRPYNIRFMKWEYINFEDKLIKIPSNEMKMEREHKIPLAKQAIKILNKAHQLSQKHEYVFLTAFGLRTGKPMSENTLNQAIIRIRDEDTHQPIGRGVMTSHGFRHTASTMLNELGFNADAIELQLAHASKDRIRATYNKAELLEQRTVMMQKWANHLDSIKLEKK from the coding sequence ATGCAGAGAAAACTAACTGACGCTAAGGTCAAAAATCTAAAACCCAAAAGTAAGAGCTACAAAACAGCAGATGGCGGCGGCCTTTATGTATTAACCAGAACAAACGGTACAAAGTCTTTTCGTTATGACTTCAAGCTTCATAACAAATACGCGACTATCACATTTGGACAATACCCTAGCCTATCTCTTTCTGAAGCTCGTCAGCTTCATGAGCAAGCACATCACGACGTTTTAAAGGGCAAAGACCCCAGAGCACAAAAAGACGCTGAGAAGCTCTTAGCGAAGCCATTCAGCTTCTACGCTCAAGAGATGATGTCTACACAGGACCTTAGACCTACAACTGCGAAAAAGAAGTTAGCCAAAATGGAGCGGCACTTGTTTAAACCCTTGGACACAAAACCAGTAGATCTAATAACCGCCATTGATTTGCTCAACTTACTCAAGCCTATTGCTGACAAGGGAAAACGAGAAACAGCAAAAGACTTAGCAACATATTGTCGCCAAACGTTCAATTACCTACTTAGTTTACAGCTTATCCAGAACAATCCAGCTGCAACCATTTCCGAACTCTTACCCAAGCCTAAAAAGTCAGTCAATTTTGCTCACATAACCGACCCAAAAGACTTTGCAAAAATCCTTCGCGGAATAGACACCTTTGATGGCGACCCATCTGTAAAGCTAGCTTTGCAACTCATGCCTCTAGTCATGCTGCGCCCATACAACATACGCTTTATGAAATGGGAATATATTAATTTTGAAGATAAGCTAATAAAAATACCTTCTAATGAAATGAAAATGGAAAGAGAGCATAAAATCCCTTTAGCAAAACAAGCCATTAAAATATTAAATAAAGCCCACCAGCTTTCACAAAAGCACGAGTATGTTTTCCTCACTGCATTTGGCTTAAGAACCGGAAAACCAATGAGCGAAAACACTCTAAACCAAGCCATCATACGCATTAGAGATGAAGATACGCACCAACCTATAGGCAGAGGAGTTATGACATCTCACGGATTTAGGCACACAGCATCAACCATGCTTAATGAACTTGGTTTTAACGCCGACGCAATTGAACTTCAACTAGCTCATGCAAGTAAGGACAGAATAAGAGCTACTTATAACAAAGCAGAACTTCTAGAGCAGAGAACGGTAATGATGCAGAAATGGGCTAACCACTTAGACTCAATAAAATTAGAAAAGAAGTAA
- a CDS encoding substrate-binding periplasmic protein yields the protein MFDHQRRSLTIGSLCLSILLIGYSLPAYSTEKGSIRVATVLFPPYVTLNSNQEVSGQAVDKAKQLFKRINLTPIFIPLPWKRAIQSVENQEADVILPIFRTATRDRLFRFTTRPFMELDVVVFKVKGKQLSSVDGTLSFLKGLRISRIRDVSTSTEFDKMVADGEITIMHADSIPQQMNQLLQGRVDLAVGISGTHLPFSGEGKPEIIPIPISTRSAFIATSFSAQHAGLFEQIESALLSMEQQVQGE from the coding sequence TTGTTCGATCATCAAAGACGCTCCCTGACAATCGGAAGCCTCTGCTTATCCATATTACTTATCGGCTATTCCTTACCCGCGTATTCCACAGAAAAGGGTAGCATCCGGGTTGCCACCGTACTCTTCCCCCCTTACGTGACACTGAATAGCAATCAAGAGGTTTCAGGTCAGGCGGTTGATAAAGCCAAACAACTATTCAAACGCATAAACCTGACCCCCATCTTCATCCCGCTTCCCTGGAAACGCGCAATCCAGTCTGTAGAAAATCAAGAAGCAGACGTCATACTGCCTATTTTTCGCACAGCTACCCGGGACAGGCTTTTTCGATTTACGACACGTCCATTCATGGAACTCGACGTTGTGGTGTTTAAAGTGAAAGGCAAGCAATTATCGTCAGTGGATGGAACTCTCTCTTTCTTAAAAGGATTGCGCATCAGCAGAATCAGAGATGTAAGTACCTCAACTGAGTTTGACAAAATGGTCGCTGATGGGGAGATAACCATCATGCATGCTGACAGCATCCCACAACAAATGAATCAGCTACTTCAGGGGAGGGTGGATTTAGCTGTTGGTATTTCAGGAACACACCTACCGTTTTCAGGCGAAGGGAAACCTGAAATCATCCCCATACCGATTTCAACTCGCAGTGCCTTCATAGCAACCAGCTTTTCTGCTCAGCACGCCGGTTTGTTTGAGCAAATTGAGTCTGCTCTGCTCTCAATGGAGCAACAGGTTCAGGGGGAATGA
- a CDS encoding tetratricopeptide repeat protein: MNVKAIVIGLMGLVSVEAAASDLSYEAYIDSDKRIKCLYGYAADKTGNHGAAISIFEDCIRRWNDVYSMIWLAQIYETGIGVPRDLEYATALMKRGAESDDEAGYSILARYHYGKALYLGIGTEQNREAGLHWLQRSADEGSTDAQAYLLELLAE; this comes from the coding sequence ATGAATGTAAAAGCGATAGTGATCGGTTTAATGGGGCTGGTCTCGGTTGAGGCTGCGGCCAGTGATCTGAGTTATGAGGCCTATATCGACTCAGATAAGCGGATTAAATGTTTATACGGTTATGCTGCCGATAAAACCGGTAATCACGGGGCGGCGATCAGCATTTTCGAAGACTGTATCCGGCGCTGGAATGATGTGTATTCGATGATCTGGCTGGCACAGATCTACGAAACCGGTATTGGTGTTCCCCGCGATCTGGAGTATGCCACTGCTCTGATGAAGCGGGGCGCTGAGTCCGATGATGAGGCTGGCTACTCGATACTGGCGCGTTACCACTATGGTAAGGCTCTTTATCTGGGAATCGGCACCGAACAGAACCGCGAGGCCGGGTTACATTGGTTGCAGCGCTCTGCGGATGAAGGCAGCACTGATGCACAGGCGTATCTGTTGGAGTTGCTCGCAGAATAA
- a CDS encoding substrate-binding periplasmic protein, producing MAGLARQVVAALVLLLGFSNAFGCELVMGYRTSERLPLIDQAPDNRGLYFDLYNEAARQIGCNLKVSRLPKKRVIQGMRSGVIDFYPGFSFNEVRAGYAVFIENGLETKISILSSDRLAEVTELSQMQGRRLIVANGGPTFGAERYGIPVTFIENLDLDRAIAMIDEGRADFYLYHRDTLLYYLKKHPQSGVRIHPCCGESRPMYLGFSRASAHFQPVANPDYNPALPVSADNPDIIPAQGSVAARFAEAIQVLKQSGYVADLVAHYYE from the coding sequence ATGGCTGGTTTAGCCAGACAGGTAGTGGCAGCACTTGTGCTGCTTTTGGGATTTTCCAATGCCTTCGGTTGTGAGTTGGTGATGGGGTATCGGACCAGTGAGCGTCTGCCCCTGATCGATCAGGCTCCGGATAACCGGGGGCTCTATTTTGACCTGTACAACGAAGCGGCAAGGCAGATTGGCTGTAATCTGAAGGTTAGCCGTCTGCCTAAAAAGCGGGTGATTCAGGGTATGAGATCCGGGGTGATCGATTTTTATCCGGGTTTCTCCTTTAATGAGGTTCGCGCCGGCTATGCGGTTTTTATTGAGAATGGTCTGGAAACGAAGATCAGTATTCTCTCGTCGGATCGTCTGGCTGAAGTGACCGAGCTCAGCCAGATGCAAGGCAGAAGGCTGATTGTCGCGAACGGTGGCCCGACCTTCGGTGCAGAGCGTTACGGTATTCCGGTGACGTTTATCGAAAATCTGGATCTGGACCGGGCGATCGCCATGATCGATGAGGGGCGGGCTGATTTCTACCTCTACCATCGTGACACTCTGTTGTATTACCTGAAAAAACATCCTCAGAGCGGCGTTCGAATTCATCCCTGTTGCGGTGAATCCAGACCGATGTACCTGGGTTTTTCCCGCGCTTCTGCTCATTTTCAGCCGGTAGCAAACCCCGATTATAATCCTGCCCTGCCCGTATCGGCTGATAATCCCGATATTATCCCTGCTCAGGGCAGTGTGGCTGCACGCTTTGCTGAGGCGATTCAGGTGCTGAAGCAATCAGGTTATGTAGCGGATCTGGTTGCTCACTATTACGAGTAA
- a CDS encoding NAD(P)/FAD-dependent oxidoreductase, translating to MKSTYPHIAVVGAGLAGAVLTSHLLQAGMSVTLFDKSRGTGGRLASCRLGDQVADLGAPLFEIDPGAFCDWLQQQPEISRWQPKRSDFSGESLKPEQYFVVSPRQSALTRRLIQGAEFIPQLRVGSLWPERVGSGQGVVLRDEHGKAIGHYDAVVVATPARQAVALLEALPRFMHRAAAVATFPRWVQVLEIPAGAGPRSELILGEHPQLLRVCHNSHKPGRIASAESEVWVLEANEQWSAEYCDAPPAQISASLKAAFSSLLPASPKVISERTHRWLYARHEGLGEPFLWDERSAIGACGDWLAVGGAEGAWRSASLLAGEVIRQFTSPLKAEMA from the coding sequence ATGAAATCTACGTATCCCCATATCGCTGTGGTTGGTGCGGGTCTGGCCGGCGCGGTTTTAACGTCTCACCTTTTGCAGGCGGGCATGTCCGTTACGTTGTTTGATAAGAGCCGTGGTACTGGCGGGCGGCTGGCCAGTTGTCGTCTGGGTGATCAGGTGGCTGATTTGGGTGCGCCACTGTTTGAAATAGATCCGGGTGCTTTCTGCGACTGGCTGCAGCAGCAACCCGAGATAAGCCGTTGGCAGCCAAAACGCAGTGACTTTTCGGGTGAGTCTCTTAAACCGGAGCAATACTTCGTGGTCAGCCCTCGTCAGAGTGCGTTGACCCGGCGGTTGATTCAGGGCGCTGAGTTTATTCCGCAGTTACGGGTGGGATCGCTCTGGCCCGAGCGGGTCGGTTCCGGTCAGGGTGTGGTGCTGCGTGATGAGCACGGCAAGGCGATCGGGCATTACGATGCAGTGGTGGTCGCTACGCCGGCCAGACAGGCAGTTGCGTTATTGGAGGCGTTACCACGCTTTATGCACAGGGCTGCTGCCGTGGCTACTTTTCCTCGCTGGGTTCAGGTTCTGGAAATTCCGGCCGGAGCAGGCCCGCGATCGGAGTTAATACTGGGTGAACACCCACAGTTGCTGCGGGTGTGTCATAACAGTCATAAGCCGGGCCGGATCGCTTCGGCTGAGAGCGAGGTGTGGGTGCTGGAGGCAAATGAGCAGTGGAGCGCGGAGTATTGTGATGCCCCGCCGGCGCAAATCTCCGCCAGTCTTAAGGCGGCTTTTTCCAGCCTGTTGCCTGCCAGTCCAAAGGTGATATCAGAGAGAACGCATCGTTGGTTGTATGCCCGTCATGAGGGGCTGGGTGAGCCTTTTCTCTGGGATGAGCGCAGCGCTATTGGCGCCTGTGGTGACTGGCTGGCGGTGGGGGGAGCTGAGGGTGCCTGGCGAAGTGCCTCCCTGCTTGCTGGGGAAGTGATCCGTCAGTTTACATCCCCGCTGAAAGCGGAGATGGCATGA
- a CDS encoding DUF6482 family protein, with amino-acid sequence MDKLQFDQLISLQPLKRVQIRSIDWSLYQVRVQTGDSLVLLYAGKAPARFNSLGQIKDKFEALQVDRFQLVRDCCSYDEMVGQPETVFPDFLETELHWKP; translated from the coding sequence ATGGATAAACTACAGTTTGATCAGCTCATCAGCTTACAACCTCTGAAACGGGTTCAGATCCGGTCGATCGACTGGTCGCTTTATCAGGTTCGGGTACAAACCGGTGATTCGCTTGTGCTTCTTTACGCCGGGAAAGCGCCGGCCCGGTTTAACAGTCTGGGGCAGATAAAAGACAAATTTGAGGCGCTACAGGTCGATCGCTTTCAACTGGTTAGGGATTGCTGCAGCTACGATGAAATGGTCGGTCAGCCAGAAACAGTCTTCCCGGACTTTCTTGAGACCGAACTGCACTGGAAACCCTGA
- a CDS encoding glutathione peroxidase → MNWLYSVTIMALLGFLMLSKPLNAAEPKQSPLCPQSLDFTFKRLGEAQQVHLCQHYLGKLILVVNTASKCAYTPQYDGLEQLYREYKDRGLVVLGFPSNDFAGQEPGTEQQILEFCRLTYSVEFPMFEKVHAARGKADPFYQFLARKSGEYPGWNFHKYLIAPDGQVVGSFKSHIKPSDPEFRRFIRGYLPSL, encoded by the coding sequence ATGAACTGGCTTTACTCTGTCACCATTATGGCGCTGCTGGGGTTCCTGATGCTCAGCAAGCCCCTGAATGCAGCAGAACCCAAACAGAGCCCACTCTGCCCTCAGAGTCTGGATTTCACATTTAAACGTTTGGGCGAAGCTCAGCAGGTGCACCTCTGCCAGCATTATCTTGGCAAGTTAATACTGGTCGTCAACACCGCGAGTAAATGCGCCTACACCCCGCAATATGATGGCCTTGAGCAACTTTACCGGGAATATAAAGACCGGGGTCTGGTCGTGCTCGGTTTTCCCTCAAATGATTTTGCCGGTCAGGAGCCGGGAACCGAGCAACAGATTCTGGAGTTTTGCCGCCTGACCTACAGCGTTGAGTTCCCTATGTTCGAAAAAGTTCACGCCGCCCGGGGCAAAGCGGACCCGTTCTACCAGTTTCTGGCCAGAAAGAGCGGCGAATACCCCGGCTGGAATTTTCACAAATACCTGATCGCTCCTGATGGGCAGGTAGTCGGCAGCTTCAAAAGCCATATCAAACCTTCGGACCCTGAATTCAGGCGCTTTATCCGGGGTTACCTGCCGTCCCTCTGA
- a CDS encoding DUF3592 domain-containing protein codes for MYLYEIFQKALAGDHQALFFCIAAYGCLACAVSVVLQLRMQRWKAVDGQLLQAGAVKVGHENLATEQHYMAEALYVYQVAGREYRGSKVSSWVMSASGSLRGVSLLQLKGIKHKADGSIVVYHHPDKPEKSMLIRPGRFSILLTAGLGTLPVVLYLLRYTG; via the coding sequence ATGTATCTGTATGAGATCTTTCAGAAAGCCCTGGCAGGAGACCATCAGGCTCTGTTTTTCTGTATCGCGGCATATGGGTGTCTGGCCTGCGCTGTCTCGGTTGTTTTACAACTGCGGATGCAGCGCTGGAAAGCGGTTGATGGGCAATTGCTGCAGGCAGGTGCCGTAAAGGTCGGACATGAGAATCTGGCGACTGAACAGCACTATATGGCTGAAGCGCTCTACGTTTATCAGGTGGCAGGGCGTGAATATCGGGGCAGTAAAGTATCTTCCTGGGTTATGTCTGCCAGTGGGAGCCTGCGGGGTGTGTCGCTGCTGCAGTTAAAGGGAATTAAGCACAAAGCGGATGGATCGATCGTGGTGTATCACCACCCGGATAAACCGGAGAAAAGTATGCTGATCAGGCCCGGCAGGTTCAGTATTCTGTTAACGGCAGGGTTGGGAACGCTCCCTGTGGTGCTCTATCTTCTGCGTTATACGGGCTGA
- a CDS encoding thiol-disulfide oxidoreductase DCC family protein, whose amino-acid sequence MNDPRGKITVFYDGSCPRCIQDRKNYEAKEPANLEPVEWFDITGQEKLLQQLGIEPYKALTELHVRNPDGEILSELDAYQVLCRRIPEYRLVGWLIGLPFIRPVASGLYRWMVRRRLRKQGRL is encoded by the coding sequence ATGAACGATCCCAGAGGCAAAATTACTGTTTTTTATGACGGCAGTTGCCCCCGTTGTATTCAGGACAGAAAAAATTATGAAGCAAAAGAACCAGCAAACCTCGAACCTGTCGAGTGGTTTGATATCACGGGTCAGGAAAAGCTGCTGCAACAACTGGGAATCGAGCCTTACAAAGCTCTGACCGAATTACATGTCCGTAACCCGGATGGTGAGATTCTCTCAGAACTGGATGCCTATCAGGTCTTATGCCGCCGTATCCCAGAATATCGTCTGGTTGGCTGGCTGATCGGCTTGCCATTCATTCGCCCTGTCGCCAGTGGCCTTTATCGCTGGATGGTACGGCGCAGGCTGAGAAAGCAGGGGCGATTATAA